A genomic region of Lycorma delicatula isolate Av1 chromosome 4, ASM4794821v1, whole genome shotgun sequence contains the following coding sequences:
- the LOC142323009 gene encoding sodium leak channel NALCN-like, which produces MHDCMIQPSYCTPADNYWETDCGSFVASLIYFCSFYVIITYIILNLLVGKVHFKTFTREIRSGSTERSSFVQAHVL; this is translated from the exons ATGCATGACTGTATGATACAACCTTCATATTGTACACCAGCTGACAACTATTGGGAAACTGACTGTGGCAGTTTTGTAGCTtctttaatatacttttgttcattttatgttataataacatATATCATACTCAATCTTCTTGTTG GTAAGGTTCATTTTAAGACTTTTACGAGGGAGATTAGAAGTGGATCCACAGAAAGATCGTCTTTTGTTCAAGCACATGTGTTATGA